CGCCCTCGGCCATCGCCCCAGGCCCCGACGGCACAAGGCCCTTCTCCTACGTCCGCCTCGTCCAGCCCGTGCTCGACAAGCACTGCGTCCAGTGCCACTCTGTGGGCGGGGCCTCTGCGCCCCGCGTCGCCCCCAAGGGCCTCGACCTCACGGGCGCTCCTCACGACGGCTTCACGCGCAGCTACTGGTCGCTCTGCGGCGGCCTGAGCTTCTGGCACGGCGGCACCAACCCCAAGAACGCCGCCGAGGCCCTCGTGCCCCGCTACGGCGGCTGGAACCCCGTCCACCGCACCGAGCCGGGCGGAGCCTACGGCGCCCGCGGCAGCCGCCTGATGAAGGCCCTCCTCCAGTGCCCGGGCGCGGCCCGTCCGCCCGCCGAAGACCTCGCCCGCCTGGCCCTCTGGATTGACCTCAACGCCGTCTTCTACGGCGTCTACGACCCGGCGGCCCAGGCCCGCCAGCTCCGTGGCGAGGCGGTCGAGATGCCCGAGGTCCAGTGACCTCCGACCTCCCCCAGCCTCCCGCGGGTTTCGGAACCCGCGGGAGGTTCAGCCGCGGGAGGTCCGGCCACGCTTGCGCGCCGGACGGACGCCGCTATAATTGCCCGCGCGGGACCGCAGCAAACCCTATAGCAGGAGGCAACCTGTGCGAAAGCCCGAACCCCTCAAGCTCGGCGTGGCGCCCACGCGGCGCGTGATCTTCAGCATCGAAGAAGCCGCCCGCCAGAAGCGCCTCATCGAGTCCAAGCTCAAGGCCCTGGGCGTGGACATCGTGACCATTGATTCGGTGAACCCCGAGGGCCTCATCTTCAGCCGCAACCACGTGGAGCCCGCCCTCGAGGTCTTCCGCCGCGAAAAGGTGGACGCGCTGTTCATCCCCCACGTGAACTTCGGCACCGAGGACGCGACCGCGAGGCTGGCGCGCGACCTGGGCAAGCCCACGCTGCTGTGGGGCCCCCGCGACGCCGCGCCGTTGCCCGACGGCTCGCGCGACCGCGATACCCAGTGCGGCCTCTTCGCCACCAGCAAGATCCTCCGCCGCATGAACGTGCCCTTCTCCTACATCGTCAACTCGGCCCCCGACAGCACGGTCTTCGAGCGCGGCGTCACCAACTTCGTGGCGGCGGCCGCCGCCGTCAAGGCCTTCCGCCACGCGCGCATCGGCCAGGTGAGCACCCGCCCCGCCGCCTTCTGGACCATGATGATCAACGAAGGCGAACTCCTCGAGCGCTGGGGCATCGAGGTCGTGCCCGCCACCCTCAGCGACATCCTGCGCGCCGCCCAGAAGATGCTCGACGGCCAGGACCCCGCCCTCGCCCAGCAGGTGAAATGGATCCGCGACAACTTCGAGGTCGGCAGCGCGGACGAGGCCGATCTCGCCAAAGTCGCCGCCTTCAAGCTCGCCCTCGTCCACTGGGCCGACGAGGCCTGCCTCGACGGCATCGCCCTCCAGTGCTGGTCGGCCCTTCAGCAGGACTTCGGCATCTTCCCTTGCTTCGTCCACGGCCTGGTCACCGACGAGGCGGTGCCCGTGGCCTGCGAGACCGACATCCACGGCGCCCTTGCGTCGTTCATGGTCCAGGAGGCGGTCGGCCGCAAGACCGCCACCTTCTTCGCCGACCTCACCGTACGGCATCCCGCCGACGAGAACGCCGAGCTGCTGTGGCACTGCGGCCCCTTCCCGCCCAGCCTGGCCTGCGAGTGCGGCCAGCGCAAGCTCAGCGGCCACTACATGGCCGGCAAGAAGCCCCCGCTCGCCGTCGGCGAGTGGCAGGTCAGGGGCGGCCCCATCAGCGTCATCCGCTTCGACGGCGACCACGGCCAGTACAAGCTCTTCCTCGGCCACGGCGTGGGCACCGACGGGCCGTTCACCCGCGGCACCTACGTCTGGCTCAAGGTGGGCAACTGGCCGCTGTGGGAGGAGCGACTCATCCGCGGTCCCTACGTCCACCACGTCGTCTGCGTCCACGGCCGCGTCGCCCCGGCGCTCTACGAGGCCTGCCGCTTCCTGGGCATCGAGCCCGACTGCGTGGAGCCCACCGAGGCCGAAATCCAGGCCTGGCTCCGCGGCGAGCCCTGGCCGGGCGAGGCGAAGTGAAGCCGACTATCCCCCTCTCTCTCCCGAACGTCCCAATAGCACTACCCTCCCGAAGGTTCCAATACCTTCGGGAGGGTAGTGTGGTATGGTAGAGCGTGCATACTTGCACGCGGAAGAAGGCGGCGCGGCCTCACCTTCCCAGCCGCCACCCCTTCTCATCCGCCTCCAGCACGGTGTGGCCCTTGTAGCGGTCGGCGAGCTTGTGCATCTCCTCGATGCTGTCGAACCAGCCCACGATGTGCGCCGCGCTGAACACGTCGCCCGCCTTCGTCGGTCGCCCGTGTATCTCCTCGATCATCACGATGATCCCGCCGGGGCGCTGGCTGCACCACGCCTCGTACACCACGCTCGGCTCGAGCGTCAGCCCCGCCAGCCACGGGCCGTCCTTGCCCGTCGCCTTGTCCCGCAGGCGATAGGCCCGGATGAAGTGCTCGGGCGTCTTGTTCAGGTCGCGGCGGTAGCCGAACTTGAGATCGGGCGGGAACGGCGCGAAGAACTCGCTGGCCGGAATCCGCACCCCGTTCGGGCCGCCGAGGTAGCTCAGGTACATCTCGCTGAACGTGTCGCCCTTCTCGTGGCGCACGCAGCCCGGCACGTCGCCGCGGAGGAACATCTCGGGCGAATCGTTCACGCTCTCGATCCTGTCCATCAGCACAAAGAACCGCTCGCCCTTCGGGAACACAATGCGCTGCGTCCAGCGCGAGCCCGCCTTGCGGCCTGGGGCGGCGTACTCGTAGCGGTAGGTCGTCGTCACCGCGACGAAGTCCTTGCCGCGAATCACCTCGGGCTGCACCGGCTTCATTCGGTGGCAGAGCTGCGGCCCCTCCACCATCCGCTTGCGGTGGCTGCTCCCGTGCGCCATCAGCGCGTAGTTCCGCCGCGTCGGATCGGTCTCATTCGTAAACCAAGTATACCGCCCAACGCCATGCCCATCAGGGGCGATGACCTTCTCGCTCCACGCCTCATCGCTGCCGGCCTCCATCAGCCAGTCAATCACCATCAGCCCGTCGCCCGCCTCGCGGAAGCCCGTCGCCTTGTCCAGGAACGACCCCTTCTCGATCCCCGTCATCCAGTGCTTCGGGTTGTTCTTCGGGATCACCGCCTCCAGCCGATCGGTTTCGATCTTGATCGCCCGCTCATCTTCAATGACCTTCACCCATTCCGGCTCCTGCGCCATCACCGCGTCCACAATCGCCAACGCAATCGCCAGCCCCACCGACGCCTCTGCAAGGAAGACCATCGCAGCACTCCTTCGCCACCCTCCCGACGGCCCATCATGCCGAGACCCCGCCACCGGGTCAATTGCCCCTGGGTGCGACCCGGAATAGCAGGTGGCCCTGCTCCTGGGCAGCGGGTTCTATGTGGCACAGCCATCCTCGGCTGTGCTTGTGGGCGGGACGTCCCCGTCCCGCGGTCCGCGGCGTGGGGACACGCCGCCCACAATGTCCCCCACAGATGAGGGCGCTGGTGCCGTACGGTCGCCTACTTTCCCGGTTCGCGCCCATGGCCCCTCGTGCGGGCCGAGGAGGGCACGCGGGGGAACCAGGAGCAGGAGGCCGTGAGTGTCCGTAAACCATTGTGTGCCAGATCGTTGCGGCGTCCATGGGCCCGCATGCGCACGATCGGTCATTCTCCGCCACGTCGCGACACCCGCCCCGCCCGAGGCCGTGACCTCAGGCGAGCCAGGGGCAATCAGCGACTCAGTCTCCTTCACCCTGTACAATGACTTTGCCCCCCAAATCTGTTGGGTAAAATTATTCCGGCGCGCCCGCGAAATCTCCAACCCCTTGCCGCGCCTTCACATGCGGCGATCAGGTTCCTTCTACTCCTGGAGCCTGTTTCCCTGCCTCCCCGGCCCCGCTCCCTTCCCGGGTTCATCCCCGCCGCGCGGGCGGCAGCCCACGCTTGCATCCCGGCCCCCACGCGCTATGCTTACTGGTGGATGAGCTGAGGATACCGCAGGCGACGGGAGAAGGCGATGGACGAGAATAAGCTGCTTGAGCGCATCACGGTGAACCCCAGAATCTTCGGCGGCAAGCCGATCATCAGGGGCCGACGACTGGCCGTCGAACACGTCCTCGGCATGCTTGCGGCGGGCGACACGATCGAGACCCTCCTCGAAGGCTATCCGTGGCTGGAGCGTGAGGACGTGCTGGCCTGCCTCGCCTACGCGCACCCAAGCGAGACTGAGCCGTGACCGACGAGCCGGCTTGCCCCGTTGTAGCTGCGCTGAGCAGCTGCGCGCCACAGCCTTCCTTGGGCAATTCGGGCGACGCCTTACTCGACTCCGGAGCGTCATTGTTTGGCGAGGACGTTCAGTTCTGCGTCCTCAGGGCCTGAGTTTGCGCCTTGCCTCGGCAAGAGAGACGGTCGGCGCGGCGGCCTCCTTGGCCTTGGCCGCGCGGAGGGCGTGCAGGTCCTCGGAGGTCTCGAGCTTCTCCCCAAGCGCATTGAGTTCCCGCCGTGCGTCGTCGCGGGGCACGCAGCGCAGGTCCTTCACCGCACGCGGCTTGAGGTCCACCGTGTACCGCATGGCATCGGGATAGCATCGCAGAGTCGGTTAGTCAACCCGTGTCAGGCGCTCCCTGGTCCGCCCGAGGTCCTTGGTCGGTGGTCGCGGCGGTCGAGGCAGGTGTCGTAGGCGGGCCGCTCGATGGGAATCCAGTCGGTTCTCTCGATGCCGCGACGAGAGGGAGGACTCAGTCGGGAAGGTCGTCCAGGGAGACGAAACGGCCTTTGCGAATGTCCTTCCGCGCCCTGGCGATTCGGCGGAGGAACCGCTCGTCGTGCTCGAGCCGGTAGTCGAACCAGTCGTCCTCGTCGTGGAAGCCGATGACCAATGCGGCGGGGCGGCCGTGGCGGGTGATGAGCACGCCGTCCTTCTCGGCCTCTCGGATGATGCGGCAGATGTCGTTCTTGGCTTCCGCCATCGTGTGAGTCTTCATTGTGGTACCCCGTGCTCTTCAAGCCACTGCCCCGTCCGGGGCTTCTCGACAAAGCCCAGGACTTCGATGCGCTTGAGGGCTTCATTCACGTCGTAGAACACGCGCATCTCGTCCACGCGCAGGCGGTACTGGGGCTGGCGCAGGCCGCGAAGCCGCTTGATCCTGCTCTTGCCCTCGCGCGTCGGACCGGTTTCCAGATACTCCCGCATCGCCCGCTTGAGGGCAGAACGCCACCGGGCGTCCAGCTTCCTGAACTGCTCCTCCGCGGCACGCGCGACTACCACGGTGTATCTCATTCTGGGAATAGTATAGCCAGATTAGCTGCGCCGGTCAAGCAAAGATCGGTGACTACCTCTCCGCGCCGCGCAGCCACTGGAGTTCCCTCTCGGTCCAGGCGGGCATTGTGGCAGGCGCGCGGCCCAGGAGGGCGAGGGTGACGGGGTGGGAGGGATCGTGGTCGAGGAGGGCGTGGCCGACCAGTTTGGCCTCCATCGCCTGCCCCGCCGCAGACAAGGCAACCATGAGCATGTGCTTCGCGCGAGTGCTCTGGGGATAGGCTTCGGCGGCACGGCGGGCGAGGAATAAGGCCTCCTTCGGGTCATCGCGGAGGGTGAGGCGGGCGAGGTAAAGCGCGGCGGCGGGGGCGGGGACGGGACACTTGAGGGCGGAACGGTAATGCTCAGCCGCCTCGGCAGGCTTGCCTTGGCGCTCGAGGGCGAGGCCGAGGTAGAAGTGGGCGGTGGAGAGATATGAGGATTCGCGGGACGGGGACGTCCCGCCCACAATGCCGCCATCAGCCCGGCCCACAGTGTTATCCAGAGCCACGGCCTTGGTGAGGAGGTCAACGGCGGCAGCGAGGCTGGCCTCGCGGCGCCTGGCGGCGTGGGCATCGGCCTCGGGGCCGGGGTTCGGATAGGCGTGGCCGACGCGGACCTGTTCGTCCTTGAGATAGCAGCGGGCGAGGTCAATCATGAGCTTGGCCGAGTTGGGTTCCTGCTTGAGGGCGTCGGCGAAGCGGCGGATGGCGCCGTCGAGGAAGTGCCCGCGCCGGCGCCAGAGGGTCGAGTAGTCCTCGTCGTAGTAAGCGGCGTTGATGCCCCGCTGCCAGCGGGGCTTCTCGGGCATCTTCCACTGTTCCTGAGGCACGTCGTCGGCGCGGAGTTCGTAGGCGGCAAGGCGGGCGCCGTCGGGGCCGACGATCTCGAGCTCGACGTCGCCCGCGGGCGCGGCGACCTCGCGCCGCCAGGGCCGGGAGGGGTCGAGGTCGAAGACCTCGCGGAGCACCTCGCCGCGGCCGACCCGCAGGCTCAAGACGCAACCTGGAATGTGTCGCGTGCCGCAGACGCCCGCAAGCACTCGGCCGTCGGCCTGCCGCACGAGGTTGAGCGCGGCGTGGTCGTTGGCGAACACATAGCCGCCGATGCCCCAGACCTGATACCACGAATCGGCGGCACGGTAAGCGCTCAGTTCGGGCTGGTGCCCGGGGTCCTCCATCACCGCCGAGGTGGCCGTCCAGATCTCAAAGTGCTGGTAATAGCGCTCGGGCGAGACGGGGAGGGCCTGGGTCCACAGCTTCGCGGCGGGGAGCGTGGCGGGGTCGAAGATGCGGACCGCGCCGCGGTCGGCCCTGTGCTCGTAGCCGCCGTGGAAGCGCTCGCGGGGCATGAAGCCGAACTCGCTCAGATCGCCACGGCCGGGCGCCAGATTCCGTTGCCAGGAGAGGTCCACGCCGTTGCGGACGGGCCAGGGCACGAGGTCGGTGCGGCCGGCGTTGTAGCCGTGCTGGGCGACCCAGGGCGTGGGGAGGATGAACTGCGTGTCCATTGTCTTCGGGTGCATCGTGTCAATCCAGGCGGCGAGGCCCCAGCCGTAGGGATTGAGGTTCTCGAACTCGTATTCGAGGTCCACGCGGGCCACGCCCGGCCGCAGGAGGACGCGGAAGACGGCCCGCTGCATGGTGGGCGTGGAGGTGTGGCTCATCACGACGCCCGCCGTGCCATCGGGGCGCTCCACCCGCGCCCAGTCCCATCGGTCGTTGTAGGTGTTGCCGTGATGGAAGTAGGGGAAGTTCACCTCCACGCCGCCCAGGTTCCACGGGTGGCCGCCCTCGAAGTCGTCGGGGTGCGTTTCGAGGTAGGGATTGACGAAGAAGAGCTGGGACTTGGATGCCTTGTTGTAGACCTCGTAGAGCCGCCCACCGACCGAGGGTAGGACGGTGCAGCGGAGGTACTCGTTCTCGATGGTCACCGCGGGATAAGAGACGGGTTTGAACTCTTCGAGGCGTTCCTGCGGTGCCTTGTCCTTGAGCTTGAACGGCCCCGTGAGAATGCGGCGGGTGCCCTCGGCGACGCGCACCCCCTCGACGGCCTGGCAGGAGGCGCAGGCAGCGAGCAGCGCAGTGAGCAGTGTGAGCTTCCCCATCGCAGCGGTCTCCTTCGTCTTCCCGCCCGCCGATTATGGTTCAAGCCCCCACGGTGGTCAAGCCGCATTTTGCATGTCCACCCGTCGGCGCGCTAGAATGCCAACGGCGTCGTTCGACCCATCACTCCGAGGGCAAGACGATGAAGCATTGGATGCGCGTCATTGTGTTGCTGGTGTGCCTCGCCACGGCCGCCCGCGGGGCCGACGACTGGGTGGAGCCGATGAAGGCCGTCCACGCCAGGTTCACGGGCCAGGCGGGCACGGTCGCGCAGTTCGGCGACAGCATCACGATCACGATGGCGTTCTTCACGCCGCTCTCGATGGACCACAAGAACGTGCCGGATGACCTCAAAGAGGCGCACGCCTGGCTCCGCAAGTACGTGCAGCCGCGCTGCTGGCGGGCGTGGAAGGGGCCGCAGTTCGGCAACGAGGGCCGCACGACCACCGATTGGGGCCTGGCCGGCATCGCCGGCTGGCTCAAGAAGCTCAACCCCGAGGTCGCCCTCGTGATGTGGGGCACGAACGACACTTACCAGGGCCCCAAGCCGCCGAAGTACACCGACAACCTGCGGCTCATCATCCAGGCCTGCCTCGACAACGGCACCGTGCCCATCCTCTACACGATTCCGCCCAAGGGCGACCAGGCGGGCAACGCGAAGAACACGGCGCACGTCGAGACCTTCGTCGAGGCTGCCCGCACCGTGGCCGCCGAGAAGAAGGTGCCGCTCGTGGACTTCTACAAGGAGATGATGTCCCGCCAGCCCACCGAGTTCCACAAGACCCTGCTCGGCGACGGGCTGCATCCCTCCTATCCCAAGGAGTACCAGCAGGACTTCAGCGAGGAGGCGCTCAAGCAGAGCGGCTACACGCTGCGCAACTACCTCACCCTCAAGGCCCTCTGGGAGGTCTACCAGAAGGTCCTCTCGCAGGGCAAGCCGGCCAAAGCCGAGGCAGGCGACGCCGCTGCGCCGAAGGGGCCCACCTACAAGGGCCGCCCCGCCGTGCTCGTCGCCAGGCCCGCCGCCGAGCCGAAGGTTGACGGCTCGCTCGACGACCCCTGCTGGGCCAAGGCCCAGGCGCTCACCTTCCGCATGCTCGACGGCTCCACCGACAAGCCGAAGCACGCCACCACCGCCAGGCTGCTGGCCAACGAGACCACCCTCTTCGTCGCCTTCCAGTGCGGCGAGACCGAGCCGCTCGTGAGCCGCAAGCGCGACCGCGACGACAACATCTGGGAGGACGACTCGGTCGAGGTGTTCCTCAAGCCCGGCCCCGAGCCCGCGCGCGAGTACCACCACCTGATCGTGAACCCCGATGGCTCGTTCCTCGACGACCTGGGCGGCGACAACGGGGCGTGGCAGAGCGAACTCAAGCTTGCCACGGCCAAGGGCAAAGAGGGCTGGGCGGCCGAGATCGCCATCCCGCTGGCCGAGCTGACGAAGGGCGCCGACAAGGCGACGCTGGCCGGCCCCTGGCGGCTCAACCTCGCGCGCATGCGGCAGTCGCGCGGCGACGACGTGCCGGCCGAGGAGACCGCTCTCGCGCCCACCGAGGACCCGTCGAGCCACGTGCCTGCCATGTTCGCCTACGCCTGGTTCGAGGCCCTCGGCGGCAAGCTGCCGGCGGAATGAGAGGGCGGCTGTGCCACACAGCGCCCGGCGTGCGGCCACCTGTCATCAAGGGTCCACTTAGGGAAGCGTTTGACATGGACGCCGCCGCCCGTTGGCATGCAACCACTACAACCACTGGCATTGGCGAACTCCTCACCGTAATGGGCGAACCCCCACGCGAGGCCGTCCGATGAGAGTGGTGCTCACCGGCGCGAGCGGGCTGATTGGCTCTGCCGTCGCCGCGGCGCTGGAAGCCGACGGCCACGGTGTCACCCGCCTCGTGCGCTCGAGGCCGGGAGAGGGCGACGCCGCCTGGGACCCGGCCGCGGGCACGATTGACGCCGAACGCCTGGAGGGCCACGACGCCGCCGTGCACCTCGCGGGCGAGAGCATTGCGGGGCGGTGGACGGCGGCCAAGAAGGCCCGCATCCGCGACAGCCGCGTGAAGGGAACAGCGCTGCTGAGCGAAGCGCTGGCGGGCCTGCGCCAGCCGCCGGCCGTGCTGGTGAGCGCCTCGGCGGTCGGCTTCTACGGCCACCGCGGCGACGAGCCGCTCACCGAGGAGAGCGGCGCGGGCGCAGGCTTCCTGCCGAGTGTGTGCCAGGCCTGGGAGGCCGCGGCCGAGCCGGCGCGCCGGGCCGGCGTTCGCGTCGTGCACCCGCGATTCGGCGTGGTCTTGAGCCGCGACGGGGGCGCGCTGCGGCAGATGCTGCTGCCCTTCCGCCTGGGCCTCGGTGGGCCGGTGGGCAGCGGGCGCCAGTTCTTTCCGTGGGTTGCGCTCGACGATGCGGTGCGCGCCATTCTGCGCGCGTTGTCCAAGCCCGATCTCGCCGGGCCGGTGAACGTCGTGGCCCCGCGGGCGGCGACGAACCGCGAGTTTGCGAAGGCGCTGGGCCGCGCGCTCCATCGCCCCGCGCTGTGCCGCGTTCCCGCCTGGGCGATTCGCCTCGCGCTGGGCGAGATGGGCCGCGAGCTGCTGCTCGCGAGCATTCGGGCCGCCCCCGCCCGCCTGCTCGCCTCGGGCTTCGAGTTCGCGTGGCCGGACCTCGAGGCCGCGCTGCACCACGTGCTGGGTGGGCGCGGAGCCGGCTCTTGCATCGCCGTGGCCTCTCGCCTATGATCGGCGGTGTAACAGGGATTCCGCAATACCCTCGTCAGGAGGCCGTGCCGTGAGAAGCCTGTGGGTGGCTGTGGGCCTGGCCGTGGCCGCGTGCGCACTGGCCGAGCCGCTCGCGAACGTCAAGGTCGTGAGCGACAAGGCGCCCGACTGCTCGTCGCTCGAGGCCCTCGTGGCCTCGATCACCCGCGAGTGCAAGACCGACGACGAGAAGGCCATCGCCATCTACAACGCCTGCCGTTACCTCTACTACCACCACGCCTATCCCAGCGAGCCGGGCGGCCTGGGCGCGCTCAAGTTCCTCAACGTCTACGGCTGGGGCCTCTGCGGCGGGCAGCACAGCGTGCTCGCCGCCGTGTGGGAGAAGGCGGGCTTCAAGTGGCGCTATCGCGGCTGGCCAGGCCACACCACGGTCGAGTGCTTCTACGGCGGGCGCTGGCACTACTTCGACACCTTCCTCAAGTTCTACTGCTGGATGCCCGACCCCAACGCCCCCGGCGGCCGCACCGTGGCCGGGCAGCAGGACATCAAGGCCAACCCGTCCCTCGTCAGCGACGCCTTCGTGTTCGACGAGGGGCGCAAGGTGTGGTACATGAGGGACAATCGCTTCGAGTACCTGGGCGACAAGGTGAACTGGACGGCGCCCGCGTTCCTCGTGTGCGGCGACGAGCTGCCCGGCGTCATCGCGGGCTGCAAGGCCAATACCGACGCCGGCAGCCCCCGCGGCTGGGCGACCGTGCAGTTCGACGAGCCGCGCTACAACACCGCCGTCAACCTCGGCGTCGGCTACGCCCTCACGCTCGATTGGGACAAGTTGGAGGGCGCCTTCTACTTCAACGGCAAGGACAAGCCGCCCGGCCACTCCTGCGGCGACAAGAACTACCGCAACTGCCCGTCCATCGGCCCCCTCCTCGAGCCCTATGCGGGCAAGGACCGCCGCCAGACCTGGTCGAACGGCACGCTCGTGTTCAAGCCCGACCTGCGCAGCGACGCCTGCCTCGCCAGCCTCAAAGAGGCCGACAATGTCGCGTGCGAAGGCGGCGCGCTGAAGCCGAAGGATGCTGCGAGGCCCGCCTCGTTCGTCGTCGAGATGGCCTGCCCGTACATCGTCGCCAGGGCATCGGGCAAGGTCGCAGGCGACGATGTAAAGGCGGAGGTGTCGAAGGACGGCAAGACCTGGGCTCCGACCGACCTCTCCGATCTCACTAAGGCCGTGGCGGGCAGCTACAGCTACCGGGTCCGCATCACCTTCGCCAAGCCGATCACGGCCATCGAGTTGGCGAGCGTCGTGCAGCATAACCAGGAGGCGCTGCCCTTCCTCGCCCCGGGCGAGAACAAGGTGACCATCACGGCCGACAACCCCGACGCACTGGGCAAGAACCGCCTGGTCGTCACCTACGCCTATTGCCCGGGCTCGCGCAACTGCTCCTACGAGCAGATGTTCGACAAGGGGGCCGAGGTCGCGCGCGCCCACTACGCCGCGTGGGCCGACACGCCCACCGTTGTGCAGAAGGCGGTGGAGAAGTTCCCCTGCACCCTCGACATCCCCGTGCCCACGCCCAAGGGCAAGTTCCCCGTGTACCCGCGCATGGTCTTCCTGCGCCGCGAGGTGCTCGCGCCCGGCCAGGAGCCGATGGCCACGCCCGTCGCGCCTTCGACGCCCACCGTCGGCGCGGACCAGGTGCTCGCGACACTGCCGAACCCCTGGCTCATCGGCACCAGCAAGCCGGCCAGCCGCGCCGACCTGCCCACGAAATCCGCCACCTTCCCCCCCAAGCGGCTGAGCTATGTGAGCATGAAAGGCGAGGTGTTCCCCCACAACTTCATCAAGTGGCTCAAGCCCAACGACCCGGCCGGCCCCGCCGCCTGGATTCTGCTCATCGGCGTGGACGACGTGAAGCTGCCCGAGGCCAAGCAGCTCGCCTCGGCCAGGCTCATCTTCCACGTCGTGGAGGCCCATGACAAGGCGAACATGGAGGCCGCGGCCGTGATGCTCAACGCCCCGTTCGAGGTGGGCCAGCCCTACGACTTCAAGGGCCTCGGCGACATCGTCGGCTCGGCCATCGTCAAGCAGGGCGGCGGCGCCGGCAAGCCCTTCGACCCGCCGCTGCGCTACGAGATTGACGTGACGAGGGCCGTCCGAGCCTGGATTGGCGGCGCGAAGCCCCACGGTCTCGCCCTGCGCATCGTGCCCAATCGCGGTGTGGACGACGGCTGGACCGTGCGCTTCACCCCGTCGAAGGACAAGCTGCCCGAGCTCGAGATCACGACTTACGAGAAGTGAACGCCGCGGCGCAGGTCCTCGGCGGCAGCGTGGGCGAGTGCGCGCAGGTTGGCGGCGTTGCCCGAGCGGTCGGAGCGCGCCACACGCGACCCGTCGGGCGAGAAGAGAATGGCCCTGAGGCGCACGGAGCCCTCCCGC
The Planctomycetota bacterium DNA segment above includes these coding regions:
- a CDS encoding L-fucose/L-arabinose isomerase family protein, which codes for MRKPEPLKLGVAPTRRVIFSIEEAARQKRLIESKLKALGVDIVTIDSVNPEGLIFSRNHVEPALEVFRREKVDALFIPHVNFGTEDATARLARDLGKPTLLWGPRDAAPLPDGSRDRDTQCGLFATSKILRRMNVPFSYIVNSAPDSTVFERGVTNFVAAAAAVKAFRHARIGQVSTRPAAFWTMMINEGELLERWGIEVVPATLSDILRAAQKMLDGQDPALAQQVKWIRDNFEVGSADEADLAKVAAFKLALVHWADEACLDGIALQCWSALQQDFGIFPCFVHGLVTDEAVPVACETDIHGALASFMVQEAVGRKTATFFADLTVRHPADENAELLWHCGPFPPSLACECGQRKLSGHYMAGKKPPLAVGEWQVRGGPISVIRFDGDHGQYKLFLGHGVGTDGPFTRGTYVWLKVGNWPLWEERLIRGPYVHHVVCVHGRVAPALYEACRFLGIEPDCVEPTEAEIQAWLRGEPWPGEAK
- a CDS encoding DUF433 domain-containing protein; the encoded protein is MDENKLLERITVNPRIFGGKPIIRGRRLAVEHVLGMLAAGDTIETLLEGYPWLEREDVLACLAYAHPSETEP
- a CDS encoding type II toxin-antitoxin system Phd/YefM family antitoxin codes for the protein MAEAKNDICRIIREAEKDGVLITRHGRPAALVIGFHDEDDWFDYRLEHDERFLRRIARARKDIRKGRFVSLDDLPD
- a CDS encoding type II toxin-antitoxin system RelE/ParE family toxin, with translation MVVARAAEEQFRKLDARWRSALKRAMREYLETGPTREGKSRIKRLRGLRQPQYRLRVDEMRVFYDVNEALKRIEVLGFVEKPRTGQWLEEHGVPQ
- a CDS encoding DUF5107 domain-containing protein; this encodes MGKLTLLTALLAACASCQAVEGVRVAEGTRRILTGPFKLKDKAPQERLEEFKPVSYPAVTIENEYLRCTVLPSVGGRLYEVYNKASKSQLFFVNPYLETHPDDFEGGHPWNLGGVEVNFPYFHHGNTYNDRWDWARVERPDGTAGVVMSHTSTPTMQRAVFRVLLRPGVARVDLEYEFENLNPYGWGLAAWIDTMHPKTMDTQFILPTPWVAQHGYNAGRTDLVPWPVRNGVDLSWQRNLAPGRGDLSEFGFMPRERFHGGYEHRADRGAVRIFDPATLPAAKLWTQALPVSPERYYQHFEIWTATSAVMEDPGHQPELSAYRAADSWYQVWGIGGYVFANDHAALNLVRQADGRVLAGVCGTRHIPGCVLSLRVGRGEVLREVFDLDPSRPWRREVAAPAGDVELEIVGPDGARLAAYELRADDVPQEQWKMPEKPRWQRGINAAYYDEDYSTLWRRRGHFLDGAIRRFADALKQEPNSAKLMIDLARCYLKDEQVRVGHAYPNPGPEADAHAARRREASLAAAVDLLTKAVALDNTVGRADGGIVGGTSPSRESSYLSTAHFYLGLALERQGKPAEAAEHYRSALKCPVPAPAAALYLARLTLRDDPKEALFLARRAAEAYPQSTRAKHMLMVALSAAGQAMEAKLVGHALLDHDPSHPVTLALLGRAPATMPAWTERELQWLRGAER
- a CDS encoding GDSL-type esterase/lipase family protein, with amino-acid sequence MKHWMRVIVLLVCLATAARGADDWVEPMKAVHARFTGQAGTVAQFGDSITITMAFFTPLSMDHKNVPDDLKEAHAWLRKYVQPRCWRAWKGPQFGNEGRTTTDWGLAGIAGWLKKLNPEVALVMWGTNDTYQGPKPPKYTDNLRLIIQACLDNGTVPILYTIPPKGDQAGNAKNTAHVETFVEAARTVAAEKKVPLVDFYKEMMSRQPTEFHKTLLGDGLHPSYPKEYQQDFSEEALKQSGYTLRNYLTLKALWEVYQKVLSQGKPAKAEAGDAAAPKGPTYKGRPAVLVARPAAEPKVDGSLDDPCWAKAQALTFRMLDGSTDKPKHATTARLLANETTLFVAFQCGETEPLVSRKRDRDDNIWEDDSVEVFLKPGPEPAREYHHLIVNPDGSFLDDLGGDNGAWQSELKLATAKGKEGWAAEIAIPLAELTKGADKATLAGPWRLNLARMRQSRGDDVPAEETALAPTEDPSSHVPAMFAYAWFEALGGKLPAE
- a CDS encoding TIGR01777 family oxidoreductase translates to MRVVLTGASGLIGSAVAAALEADGHGVTRLVRSRPGEGDAAWDPAAGTIDAERLEGHDAAVHLAGESIAGRWTAAKKARIRDSRVKGTALLSEALAGLRQPPAVLVSASAVGFYGHRGDEPLTEESGAGAGFLPSVCQAWEAAAEPARRAGVRVVHPRFGVVLSRDGGALRQMLLPFRLGLGGPVGSGRQFFPWVALDDAVRAILRALSKPDLAGPVNVVAPRAATNREFAKALGRALHRPALCRVPAWAIRLALGEMGRELLLASIRAAPARLLASGFEFAWPDLEAALHHVLGGRGAGSCIAVASRL